The genomic DNA GAGCCGCAGCGGCACGCTGACCTACGAAGCGGTTTGGCAAACGACCAACTTGGGTCTCGGCCAAAGCACCTGCGTCGGTCTCGGTGGCGATCCGATCGTCGGCACGTCGTTCATCGACCTGCTGGCTCGCTTCCAAGAAGATCCGCAGACCGAAGCGATCTTGATGATGGGCGAAATCGGTGGTTCGGCGGAAGAAGAAGCCGCGGCGTTTGTCAAAGAGAACGTCACCAAACCAGTTGCCGCCTTCATCGCCGGTCGCACAGCACCTCCCGGAAAACGGATGGGTCACGCCGGTGCGATCATCACCGGTGGCAAGGGAACCGCGACCGAGAAGGTTGCCGCGTTGGAAGACGCCGGAATCGTTGTCGCTGCTTCGCCAGCCGACATGGGTGCGGCAGTTGTCGAAGCGATGAAACGCCACGGCAAATAATGCCTTTGTTCGAACAAGCGACGCGGCCAACGTGCCGCGCTCGGTTGCTAGAACACAAAATGTAAGAACGTAGAAACGAAAAACGGGCGGATGGCAACATCCGCCCGTTTTTGTTTAGTCCTTAAGCCCACGCCGCTTTTGCGTTGTCGACAAACGCCGCGATCTTTGCCGGGTCTTTCTGGCCCGGAGCACTCTCGGTTCCGCTGGCGACATCGACTGCTGCGGCGCGGCTGCGACGAATCGCATCGCCTACGTTATCGGGATTCAGCCCGCCCGCCAGAATCCAGTCGTCAAGAGACGTCTGTGCAGCCCAGCGTCCGATGCCGTCCCAGTCTAGCCGTTGGCCGGAGCCACCAAATTGTGGACCGCCATCGGCATCCAACAGGATCCGGGCTCCGATCTCGGCCCACGGCAAGACGATCGCGTCGATCGTCGCGGCGGTCAGCTGCGTCGTCGGCAAGCGAACGGCTCGGATCACGGATAGGTCGGCGGCGATCAGATCGCTGCCGATTTGAAGCGTCTCGTCGCCGTGCAGCTGCACCCAATCGAGCTTCACCGCCGCGGCGATCTCTCGGATTCGATCGACGGGTTCATTAACGAACACGCCGGCGCTTTGCAGCGTCGACGTGTTTTGAACTAGCAGCGCCGCGGCTTCGGGCTGCAGATAGCGAACGCTGGCAGGATAGAAGTTCAGCCCGATGCAATCGGCGCCGGCGGCTTCTGCCGCGCGAACGTCTTCGGCCGCGCGGACGCCACAAATCTTGATACGGAACACGTCTTCATTCTCCCTGTCGCTGGCAACGGTATGCCGGCGAGGTGTTACGGCTTGCTGAACAGCACGCAGATCGGAGTCGGAACCATCGCACTGTGCTGCGTGAAGGTCAGTTCCCCGGTCTCCTGATCGATCGAAAAGACAGCGGCGGTGTTGCTGTCGCGGCCGGCGGCGATCAACCACTTGCCGGTCGGATCGAGATTGAAGTTGCGAGGCCAGCTGCCGCGGATCGGTTCCTCTTCGATCAACGTCAACTTGCCATCTTCCGGGTCGACCGAATAGGCAGTGATCGTGTCGTGCCCGCGATTGGCGGAGTAAACAAACTTGCCCGTTGGGTGCACGCGAATCTCCGATCCGCTGCTGTGATTCTCTTTTGCCTTCGATTCCTCGGTGACGGTTGGAATCGTTTGAATCGCCGTCATCGTTCCCGCTTCGGGATCGTAATCGAAGACAGTAACCGACAGAGCCAGTTCATTCAGGACGTAGACGTGTTTTCCATCGGGATGGAACTTCATGTGGCGTGGGCCGCCACCGGCAGGAACGCTGCCAAAACCGTGGTCGTTCAGCTTCAGTTCGTCCAAGTCGAGTTCATAGATCACAACCTTGTCGAGCCCGAGATCGGGAACCATCACAAACCGATTGTCGGGCGATGTGCCAACCCAGTGCGCGTGCGGCTTGTCTTGGCGTTTGCCGACGACTCCCGAACCACCGGAGTGCTTTTTCAGATCGCTGCGTTGCAAGATCTCGCCATCTTCAGCGAGTTCGAACATCGCTGTCGATCCGCCGCCGTATTGGGCTGAAAAGAGTGCCTTGCCGGTTTGATCGACCGACAGATGCGCCGCGCCGCCGTCACCTATCGCCGCGGCGTTGATCAACTTCAACTTCTCGCCATCGGCTCCCGATTCGATCGAAAGCGCCGTCAACAGCGGTTCGCCATCGATCGTGCCAGTGCAATACAGCACCTTGCCGTTGGGATGGAGCGCCAGGAAACCGGGGCTCCCAATCCCGAAAGCCAACTCGGGCGTCGTCAGCTTCCCCGTCTCGGTGTTAAACGAGGCGTGGTAGATGCCTTTGCTCAAACCGTCTTTCGGGGTCGTCGTACCGAACCAAACATCCAGCGTCTCGGCGGTTCCCATCGATGGCAATCCAATTATCAAAGCAAGGGTCAGAAGTCGGAAAACACTGTGCATCAGCTGAGGTCTCCAGGAGTAAAGGTAGGGTGATTCTTGGTAGGTGCGGATCGAGCGGTTCGCGGATTGGGCCGATCCCGTCGGGAACGCGCCGCGACGCGTTGAGCGGATACGAACAACAGAGCTAAGGAGGCGCGGAAGCGAACGCTGGCGAGCGACTTACGATTTGATCGCGTCGTCGAGCACTTCTTCGGCGACGTAGATCGGCAGCGGCGGGCTGAAGGTCACCGCGACCGCGATCGCGTCGGAAGGACGCGAATCGATCTCGATGATCTCCCCATCTTTCTTCAATCGCAGCTGGGCAAAATAGGTATGCTCTTTCAAGCCGCTGATCACGACGCTATCGACTTCCGCCCCCAACGCTTCGGCGACATTGACCACGAGATCGTGAGTCAATGGGCGCGGTGGTTTGTAGTCTTCCTTCACCCGCCGGTCGATGTTGGTAGCTTCGAAGATACCGATCAGAATGGGAAACTGGCGATCCCCGTCGACCTCTTGAAGGTAGATCACTTGGTTATCGCTGATCTCGCTGATGATGATCCGAGCCAGTTGCATCTGGACAGGCATTTGACGTGTCTCGATGGGGAGGGAAGGTAAGAAAAACGCAGGCCGCCATTATAGCCGTTTCGCCGTTCGCCGACCGCTCCCCACGTCGACGGAAACTTTGCGCCGTCAGCAGCGGTTGCCAACTAGATCAGCGTATCGGGAGCGGAATCGGCGGCGGGCAGGTGCAGGCGGAACTTGGTGCCGCTCCCCCGCTGACTCTCCAGCAAGATCTCGCCGCCATGTTCCTGCATGATCTTTTGACTGACCGGCAGACCGAGCCCCGTCCCTCGAGCCCCTTTTTTCGACTCAAACAGCGAGAAGATCTTTTCGATATCAGCCGCATCGATCCCCGGACCATTGTCGGCGATATCGATATAAAACCCTTCGCCAGCGACGTAGCTTGTCGAAATCCGAACGCTCGGTTGTTGAACGCCATCTTCGCGATCGGCGCTGTCGACCGCATCGATCGCATTGGTCACGATGTTCAGAACCGCGCGGTGCATCGCATCGGCATCGAAGCAGGCCGAGGGGAGCGATTTATCGAGCTGTACTTCCAGGTGACAATCGGCTTCGTCGGCGCGGACCTGCATCAATTCGACGACGTCGGCGACCGTCGCGTTGAGATCCCCCTCGGCCAGTTCCGGTTCGCGTTCCTTGCTGAACGTGAGCATGTCCAGCACAAGGTTCGAGATCTTGTCTTGGTTCTTGTCGACCATCGCCCAGCCTTTGCGAACCGCTTCGTTGTCGTTGCGGTCCAACCCGGTCTCGATCAAGTAGCTGCCGCCGCGAATCCCCTGCAAAATGTTCTTGATGTGATGCGACAGCGTGGCGATCGTCTGCCCCATCGCCGCCAAGCGTTCGCTCTGCAACAGCGACGAATAATAGAACGTATCTTCGATCGCCAGCGCGGCTTGATGGCCGATCGCTGTCATCAGTTTCAGATGTTCATCGACAAAACGTCCCTGTTCGTCGGCATCGACAAAGTGGCCCGGTGGCGTGAAGGTATCGACATACATCGCCCCGACAACGTCGTAACGTCCTTGCAGCGGAACGCAGATCGCTTCGCGGATGCCCATCCGAACGATCGATTGCCCGCTGTCCCAACGCCCATCGTCTTTGGCGTCGCGAGTTCGAACGCCTTCGTTTTTCTCGATCACATAGTCGAGGATCGTGCGGCTGATCGCGATCCGGTCTTTGATCGGCCCCTCGCTTCGATCGCAGCGTGCGGCGGGGCGGAGTTCTTTTGTTTCGGGATCCGAGAGCATGATGCAGCCGCGATCGGCGGCGACCCAATCGAAAACAAGTCGCAAGATCCGATCTAACAGTTGTGGAATCTCCAACGTCCGGCCGACGGCGAGCGCCGTGTGGTACATCACCTCCACACGAGCATCGATCTTGACCTGCGACGACTCCATCTCGGCATCGTTGTCGACGACGCGAGAGAGCGAGGAAACAATCTGCGACCCTTCCATCTGCCGCGATTGTTGAATGATGTCGACGCCGTGCTGCCCCTCCATCGTCGTCGGTTCACCGTTGCCGGTGAAGATCATCATCGTCGCCCCAACTTGCAACCGATCGCCGCTCTTGAGGATACAGCGATTAACGGGGCTGCCATTGACCGACGTCCCGTTGCTGCTGCCCAGGTCCATCACCTCGAAGAACTCTCCCTCGGTGAAAACCTGCGCGTGTTGCCGCGAGACCTCCGAATCGATCAACTGAATGTCGTTGCTGATATCCCGGCCAATCGTGTACCGCGCGTTGTCCAGCGCGTAGTGCTTGCCTTGGTCTCGACCACGAATTACGAACAGCGAAGCCATGCTTGTCAGAACATCCAGAAACTGTCGAGGGACAACGTGAACATGAATGGGCGGCGGATGCCGCGAGCGGAAGGTAAAGGACGAATCATCCCTGCACCGGGGGCTTGGCGAAGGGGATAGATCACCCGCCGAAATTATAGCCGAACCGCTAACGTTTGGATACTTTGCTTTGGACCTGGCGATAGGGGCTAACGATCGGCCCAGTTCTTGCTGTTCCCCTCCGAAATGATCTCCCCCAATTGCTTTTCCGTCAGTCCATGCAGGACCAAAAACGCCTGGGTTTGGTTCTCGCTGACCTTTCCCAACAAGCTATCGACGGCGTCTCGAGCGTTGATTCCCGGCAGCGGCGATCGCGAGTTGTTGGCGCCGGCAAATCGACGATACTCGAGATACAGCTTCTGCCGCCGCGCTTCGTCGCCAGTTAATTGCGGCGGCGTTGAACTGCCATCCGATGGATTCGCGGACGCCGGCGCTGCGGCGATCCCTTGTTCCGCTGGAACTCCGTCGCTCTTATCCGAACCGCTCGGCAGGGTCAGCGAAGCAAAAAAGGCTTCGGCGAGCGCGGTCGTTGCGGGTTGAACCGAGACGATGACCAGCCGATCCGAGAGTTCAAAGACTTCCATCACAGGGTCGGTTTGCTCACCATCGCGAGCCAACAGAATGCGTTTCCCCACGACGCCGGATCGCGTGACGTCCAACTGCTCTTCGGCGGTGGCGCCAGAGTAGCGATAGAGATTGCGGAGCCACATGTCGCGGCGAACTTCGGTCCCCGATGGAACCGGCATCTCGGTCAGCCAAAACTTCCCGCCCGTTTCAGGATCGGTGCCGTCGACGCGGAAGACAAGTTGACCTTGGATTGGCGAAGCAACTTCGCGGATGCTCGCTTCGGCCGGCATCAACACCGAAACGCCACGCGTTCCCTGTCGCTGCCATGTGTCGGGGATCGGATTGTCTCGAGCGACCGCGTCGAGTTCGCGGAGCGCCGTCGCGGTTGCTGCAGCTTTCGCCTCCGCGTTGGCTTCGCGCTGTTGTGCACCAGCTACCTTGACCGAACGATTGAATGCGACGTAGCCCAGCCCGGTTACCACGATCATTGCGGCACCCGCCAACAGACCGCCGACGATTGCAGGGACCAGCCATTTTGGGCGGCCAGCCGAATTGACCGGTGTCGGCTCGGCAGGCTGTTTGGAAAACGAAGGCTGAAACGAAGCAGCGGTCGCAGGCGTGGAAGAGGGTGGCGAATAGGGAGCCGAAGCGCCGAAGGCATCGCCACCGCCGGAATCATCTAGCCCCGCAAACGGGTCATCGTTTTTGGTCGCTGCAGCAGCGGTTGGTGCCCGAGCTGTGGCGGCAGGATTCTGGGAGTGGGACTTTTTGTCCGCCGCCGCAGGGGAGCGGGCCGGGATCGCAAGCACCTTTTTGCATTGGCTGCAACGAACTTTGGAGCCCGCGGCAGTCGCTGGAATTCGCAACACAGCTTGGCAGCCAGGACAGCGAATTTGCAGAACGCTCATTATTCATCGAGATCCAATAGTGTTTCAAAGAGGTAACAGCGAGTTCGCCAAATCGATTGTACAGGCTTCGCAGCACAGCGGCTGCCCACGAAACCGCAACTTAACCAACTTCGAATCACACCGCACGGGGCCTTGCGTGGCTGGCCCGAAGGCACGTAAACGACGAGATTCGCAGCCAACAACCGCCGGAGAGTGGGACTTCGCAAATCGCTACCGCTTGCGACCCGGAAACATCGTCAGCAGGGCGGGCAGAAAGATCAGGTCGGCGAACAGGGCGGACGTGATCGTCAGAATACCCATGATCGCAAAGATCTGATGATCGCGGGTGTCGCTCGACAGCGCGGTCACGAACCCCGCGACTAACACGATCGTCGTGATGATCAACGCGGTGCCGACGGCGACAAACGAGCGGCGAATCGCTTCGGCTTTGTCATCCGTCTTCTTGCGTTCCTCGTTGTACCGCGTCAGGAAATGGATCGTGTCGTCGACAGCGATCCCCAAACAAACG from Rosistilla oblonga includes the following:
- a CDS encoding phosphoribosylanthranilate isomerase codes for the protein MFRIKICGVRAAEDVRAAEAAGADCIGLNFYPASVRYLQPEAAALLVQNTSTLQSAGVFVNEPVDRIREIAAAVKLDWVQLHGDETLQIGSDLIAADLSVIRAVRLPTTQLTAATIDAIVLPWAEIGARILLDADGGPQFGGSGQRLDWDGIGRWAAQTSLDDWILAGGLNPDNVGDAIRRSRAAAVDVASGTESAPGQKDPAKIAAFVDNAKAAWA
- a CDS encoding lactonase family protein; translation: MGTAETLDVWFGTTTPKDGLSKGIYHASFNTETGKLTTPELAFGIGSPGFLALHPNGKVLYCTGTIDGEPLLTALSIESGADGEKLKLINAAAIGDGGAAHLSVDQTGKALFSAQYGGGSTAMFELAEDGEILQRSDLKKHSGGSGVVGKRQDKPHAHWVGTSPDNRFVMVPDLGLDKVVIYELDLDELKLNDHGFGSVPAGGGPRHMKFHPDGKHVYVLNELALSVTVFDYDPEAGTMTAIQTIPTVTEESKAKENHSSGSEIRVHPTGKFVYSANRGHDTITAYSVDPEDGKLTLIEEEPIRGSWPRNFNLDPTGKWLIAAGRDSNTAAVFSIDQETGELTFTQHSAMVPTPICVLFSKP
- a CDS encoding bifunctional nuclease family protein; the protein is MPVQMQLARIIISEISDNQVIYLQEVDGDRQFPILIGIFEATNIDRRVKEDYKPPRPLTHDLVVNVAEALGAEVDSVVISGLKEHTYFAQLRLKKDGEIIEIDSRPSDAIAVAVTFSPPLPIYVAEEVLDDAIKS
- a CDS encoding ATP-binding protein gives rise to the protein MASLFVIRGRDQGKHYALDNARYTIGRDISNDIQLIDSEVSRQHAQVFTEGEFFEVMDLGSSNGTSVNGSPVNRCILKSGDRLQVGATMMIFTGNGEPTTMEGQHGVDIIQQSRQMEGSQIVSSLSRVVDNDAEMESSQVKIDARVEVMYHTALAVGRTLEIPQLLDRILRLVFDWVAADRGCIMLSDPETKELRPAARCDRSEGPIKDRIAISRTILDYVIEKNEGVRTRDAKDDGRWDSGQSIVRMGIREAICVPLQGRYDVVGAMYVDTFTPPGHFVDADEQGRFVDEHLKLMTAIGHQAALAIEDTFYYSSLLQSERLAAMGQTIATLSHHIKNILQGIRGGSYLIETGLDRNDNEAVRKGWAMVDKNQDKISNLVLDMLTFSKEREPELAEGDLNATVADVVELMQVRADEADCHLEVQLDKSLPSACFDADAMHRAVLNIVTNAIDAVDSADREDGVQQPSVRISTSYVAGEGFYIDIADNGPGIDAADIEKIFSLFESKKGARGTGLGLPVSQKIMQEHGGEILLESQRGSGTKFRLHLPAADSAPDTLI
- a CDS encoding MJ0042-type zinc finger domain-containing protein, which codes for MSVLQIRCPGCQAVLRIPATAAGSKVRCSQCKKVLAIPARSPAAADKKSHSQNPAATARAPTAAAATKNDDPFAGLDDSGGGDAFGASAPYSPPSSTPATAASFQPSFSKQPAEPTPVNSAGRPKWLVPAIVGGLLAGAAMIVVTGLGYVAFNRSVKVAGAQQREANAEAKAAATATALRELDAVARDNPIPDTWQRQGTRGVSVLMPAEASIREVASPIQGQLVFRVDGTDPETGGKFWLTEMPVPSGTEVRRDMWLRNLYRYSGATAEEQLDVTRSGVVGKRILLARDGEQTDPVMEVFELSDRLVIVSVQPATTALAEAFFASLTLPSGSDKSDGVPAEQGIAAAPASANPSDGSSTPPQLTGDEARRQKLYLEYRRFAGANNSRSPLPGINARDAVDSLLGKVSENQTQAFLVLHGLTEKQLGEIISEGNSKNWADR